From a region of the Cenarchaeum symbiont of Oopsacas minuta genome:
- a CDS encoding Excinuclease ABC subunit A: MKNELLKIRGARHHNLAGINVDLPKNRIVVITGLSGSGKSTLAFDTIYAEGQRRYVESLSAYARQFLDMMDKPDLDSIEGLSPAISIQQKTINKNPRSTVGTITEIYDYMRLLYSRVGQMYCPKCGRKISSQSADAICLSILREYTSKEITILAPVIKHKKGTHEKIFEKMRQDGYAKVRINGSITNLNSKLDPLNRQKWHNIEIVIDVIQVKNTEKPRLFEGIQAALSASNGYVTILSGSDEDVFSQENACPHCNITIGEMEPRTFSFNSPFGMCPTCNGLGIMMEFDPDLVIPDRTKSILRGAIAPWNGRYESFHKNALPAVAKEFGFNLMTPISKMTEEQINIILYGSDEVIEPDESDFDWIFEPAYIFNGVINVLQRAFLSTESESKRSWLLQFMHDTPCKECNGKKLKPETLAVRIGDMGIMDVCDMSITTCGDFFNQIKLSETEQHIAKDILKEIRARLDFLLNVGLGYLTLNRSSSTLSGGESQRIRLATQIGSNLTGVLYVLDEPTIGLHQRDNDRLIVTLERLRDLGNTVIVVEHDEEVIRSADWLLDLGPGAGVHGGNIVFEGKPSQITLSEKSITGNYLSGRSKISIDKRIRKKYGWLEVKTAAENNLKNIDVKFPLGLFTVVTGVSGSGKSTLVNQILLRAMTSKINGSQKKPGKHTKINGANGIDKVVAIDQSPIGRTPRSNPATYIGIFTPIRDLFASTDAARQRGYRAGRFSFNVSSGRCFACEGDGVRQIEMQFLADVYVTCDECRGKRYNSETLAITYKGKTISDVLEMTVEEALEFFKNILVIRRKLQTIYDVGLGYIKLGQSSTTLSGGEAQRVKLAAELSKRDTGRTLYVLDEPTTGLHFADVQKLLDVLNRLANQGNTIIVIEHNLDVIGCADWIIDLGPEGGDEGGEVVACGTPLSIAKSDGHTGRYLGRMRHGTKKRHI; the protein is encoded by the coding sequence ATGAAAAATGAGCTATTAAAGATCAGAGGTGCTCGTCACCACAATCTTGCTGGAATAAACGTAGATTTACCAAAGAATCGTATTGTAGTGATAACTGGGCTCTCTGGTTCTGGCAAATCTACCCTAGCATTTGATACCATATATGCGGAAGGTCAACGTCGCTATGTCGAATCACTTTCGGCGTACGCACGACAATTTCTAGACATGATGGATAAACCAGATTTAGATTCTATCGAAGGTCTCTCACCGGCAATATCCATACAGCAGAAAACTATAAACAAAAATCCCCGCTCCACTGTTGGAACGATCACAGAGATTTACGACTATATGCGACTGTTATACTCACGCGTAGGTCAGATGTACTGTCCAAAATGTGGGAGAAAGATATCAAGTCAATCAGCTGATGCAATATGTCTCTCTATTTTACGCGAATATACATCAAAGGAGATTACGATTCTCGCTCCTGTGATCAAACACAAAAAAGGTACACATGAAAAGATCTTTGAAAAGATGCGGCAGGATGGATACGCAAAGGTTCGCATAAATGGTAGCATTACAAATCTAAATAGCAAGCTAGATCCACTCAACAGGCAAAAATGGCACAATATTGAGATAGTTATTGATGTAATACAGGTAAAGAATACTGAAAAACCACGGCTCTTTGAGGGCATACAAGCTGCACTATCAGCCTCTAACGGATATGTGACCATATTGAGTGGATCAGATGAAGATGTCTTTTCACAAGAGAATGCTTGTCCACATTGCAATATTACAATAGGAGAGATGGAACCTAGAACGTTTTCATTCAACTCTCCGTTTGGAATGTGCCCCACTTGTAACGGACTAGGAATCATGATGGAATTTGATCCTGATCTTGTCATACCAGATAGAACAAAATCCATACTGCGCGGAGCAATTGCTCCATGGAATGGTAGATATGAGTCTTTTCACAAAAATGCTCTACCTGCAGTGGCAAAAGAATTTGGTTTTAATCTCATGACTCCCATATCAAAGATGACTGAAGAACAGATTAACATTATACTATACGGAAGTGATGAAGTTATTGAACCTGATGAATCAGACTTTGACTGGATATTTGAGCCTGCATATATATTCAATGGTGTGATTAACGTTTTGCAAAGAGCGTTTTTGTCAACAGAGTCAGAATCAAAACGTTCATGGCTTTTACAATTTATGCATGATACACCGTGTAAAGAATGCAATGGTAAAAAGCTAAAACCTGAAACACTTGCAGTGCGCATCGGAGATATGGGAATAATGGATGTATGTGATATGTCAATAACTACATGTGGGGATTTTTTCAATCAAATAAAACTCTCAGAGACTGAACAACACATAGCAAAAGATATTTTAAAAGAGATACGTGCAAGACTAGACTTTTTATTAAATGTAGGATTGGGATATCTGACGCTCAACAGATCAAGTTCTACGCTCTCAGGTGGCGAATCACAGAGAATACGACTTGCAACACAGATTGGATCAAACCTTACAGGAGTCCTTTATGTGCTTGATGAACCTACAATAGGGTTACATCAGAGAGACAATGATAGACTCATCGTTACCCTTGAAAGGTTACGTGATTTGGGCAACACGGTAATCGTGGTAGAGCACGATGAGGAAGTTATCCGTAGTGCTGACTGGTTGTTGGATCTAGGTCCTGGTGCAGGAGTGCACGGTGGAAATATTGTATTTGAAGGAAAGCCATCACAGATAACCCTATCTGAAAAATCAATAACTGGAAATTATCTATCAGGTAGATCAAAGATCTCAATTGATAAACGTATACGAAAAAAATACGGTTGGCTTGAAGTTAAAACGGCTGCAGAGAATAATCTCAAAAATATTGATGTAAAATTTCCACTAGGTCTTTTTACGGTAGTTACAGGTGTCTCTGGTTCTGGCAAGTCGACTCTTGTAAATCAAATACTGTTAAGGGCCATGACATCCAAAATCAATGGTTCGCAGAAAAAACCAGGCAAGCATACAAAAATAAATGGTGCAAATGGCATAGACAAGGTGGTGGCAATAGACCAATCTCCAATAGGCCGCACTCCAAGATCAAATCCAGCTACATATATTGGAATATTTACACCAATACGAGATTTATTTGCATCCACAGATGCTGCACGTCAACGCGGGTATAGGGCTGGAAGATTTTCATTCAACGTATCTTCTGGTAGATGTTTTGCATGTGAAGGTGACGGCGTACGACAGATAGAGATGCAGTTTCTTGCAGATGTCTATGTCACATGTGATGAATGTAGAGGAAAACGTTACAACAGTGAGACACTTGCGATAACGTACAAAGGAAAGACTATATCCGATGTGCTTGAAATGACAGTAGAAGAAGCATTAGAATTTTTCAAAAATATTCTAGTAATACGGCGCAAATTACAAACCATATACGATGTTGGACTAGGATACATAAAACTAGGTCAATCATCTACGACACTCTCTGGTGGTGAGGCACAAAGAGTAAAACTAGCAGCAGAGCTCTCAAAGAGAGATACTGGTAGAACATTATACGTGTTAGATGAGCCAACTACTGGACTACATTTTGCTGACGTTCAAAAGCTTTTAGATGTACTAAACCGTCTAGCAAATCAAGGTAATACAATAATAGTCATAGAACACAATCTCGATGTAATTGGCTGCGCAGATTGGATAATAGATCTAGGTCCAGAAGGGGGCGATGAGGGTGGAGAAGTTGTAGCGTGTGGTACACCTTTGAGTATAGCAAAATCAGATGGACATACTGGAAGATACCTTGGTAGGATGAGACATGGTACAAAAAAACGTCACATATAA
- a CDS encoding excinuclease ABC subunit B: protein MWMMQKDKYELLSEFKPAGDQPQAINKLVAGSIKGMSQTLLGVTGSGKTFSMANVIARTGKNALVISHNKTLAAQLYAELRQFFPNNNVGYFVSYYDYYQPESYVPQSDTYIEKNTQINEKIERLRLQATAMLLSGEPTVIVSTVSCIYSLGNPKDWYDMSIRIKIGQRLDRTDLVKALLDARYERNDTEVSPGNFRVRGGTVDVTEAYSEDIIRIVLFGEKIESISRLDHVTLDEKENLDSTTIFPAKHYLVAKDVQKNAIRSIKKELKEHLPKLATLERQRLSTRTAHDIEMIEELGYCSGIENYSRHFDGRRSGQKAFCLLDFFKSENFMLIIDESHVTLPQIRAMYKGDHSRKMQLVDYGFRLPSAYDNRPLMFEEFEEYADSAIFVSATPGEYEKSHSKQIVEQLVRPTGLVDPTVTVRPSAGQMDKLISDIVERAKRNERTLVTTLTKRMAEDVAEYLSKHGVAVRYMHSEIKGLQRTEIIRKMRLGEFDVMVGINLLREGLDIPEVSLVSILDADKEGFLRNATSLIQTFGRAARNSSGAVVMYADVITNSMKIAISETERRRDRQQAYNKRHGITPTTIIKAVPKGEIEIEEIKHMSMHDLNEMDAELEAQMKKYSHELDFERAIECRERIKRIHREIEYKNEK, encoded by the coding sequence ATGTGGATGATGCAAAAGGACAAGTATGAATTATTATCTGAATTCAAACCTGCAGGAGATCAACCGCAGGCCATAAACAAACTGGTTGCAGGATCTATCAAAGGCATGTCACAGACACTGCTTGGTGTAACTGGATCTGGTAAAACATTTTCAATGGCAAACGTAATAGCACGTACTGGAAAGAATGCACTTGTCATCTCACATAATAAGACACTTGCAGCACAGCTATATGCAGAATTACGACAGTTTTTCCCAAATAACAATGTCGGATATTTTGTATCATATTATGATTATTATCAACCAGAGAGTTATGTTCCACAATCTGATACATATATTGAAAAAAATACACAGATAAATGAAAAGATAGAGAGGTTGAGACTGCAAGCTACTGCGATGCTACTTTCAGGAGAACCTACGGTGATTGTATCTACAGTGTCATGCATCTATTCACTTGGAAACCCTAAAGACTGGTATGATATGTCCATACGAATAAAGATTGGACAAAGACTAGACCGCACCGACCTTGTAAAAGCTCTGCTTGATGCACGCTATGAACGCAATGATACAGAGGTCTCACCGGGAAACTTTAGGGTGCGTGGAGGAACAGTTGACGTTACAGAGGCATATTCAGAAGATATTATACGCATTGTGTTATTTGGTGAAAAAATCGAGTCCATATCACGTCTTGACCATGTTACATTAGATGAGAAAGAAAATCTTGATTCAACCACCATATTTCCTGCAAAACACTACCTAGTTGCAAAAGATGTACAAAAAAATGCCATACGATCTATAAAAAAAGAGCTCAAAGAACACCTTCCAAAACTTGCAACTCTTGAGCGACAACGCCTGAGTACACGAACTGCACACGATATAGAGATGATTGAAGAGTTGGGGTATTGTTCTGGAATTGAAAACTATTCAAGACATTTTGATGGTAGAAGATCAGGACAGAAAGCATTCTGTCTTTTAGATTTTTTCAAGTCAGAGAACTTTATGCTCATAATAGATGAATCTCATGTAACACTGCCACAGATACGCGCAATGTACAAGGGAGATCACTCACGTAAAATGCAGTTAGTCGATTATGGGTTTAGGTTACCAAGCGCATATGATAATAGACCACTTATGTTTGAAGAATTTGAAGAGTATGCAGACTCTGCAATATTTGTGTCGGCAACTCCTGGAGAATATGAAAAGAGTCATTCCAAGCAGATTGTAGAACAGCTAGTTCGACCTACAGGCCTCGTCGACCCGACTGTCACGGTACGCCCTAGCGCAGGTCAGATGGACAAGTTAATTTCAGATATTGTAGAGAGGGCAAAACGCAATGAACGAACTCTCGTTACCACGTTGACCAAAAGAATGGCCGAAGATGTGGCAGAATATCTCTCAAAGCATGGCGTGGCAGTCAGATATATGCACTCTGAGATAAAAGGTCTGCAGAGAACTGAGATTATACGAAAGATGAGACTTGGAGAGTTTGATGTTATGGTAGGAATAAACCTATTGCGTGAAGGTCTAGACATACCAGAGGTCTCACTTGTTTCAATACTAGATGCAGACAAGGAAGGGTTTTTACGCAATGCAACTAGTCTCATACAGACGTTTGGTCGGGCAGCAAGAAACTCTTCAGGGGCTGTTGTAATGTATGCAGATGTAATCACCAATTCGATGAAGATCGCAATATCTGAAACAGAGCGTCGCAGAGATCGACAGCAGGCATACAATAAAAGACATGGTATAACTCCCACAACAATAATAAAAGCAGTTCCAAAAGGAGAGATAGAGATAGAAGAGATAAAACATATGTCAATGCACGATTTGAACGAGATGGATGCAGAATTAGAGGCACAGATGAAAAAATATTCACATGAATTAGATTTTGAACGCGCCATAGAATGCCGTGAAAGAATAAAAAGGATACATAGAGAGATAGAATACAAGAATGAAAAATGA
- a CDS encoding DNA Helicase → MSLLEHFPKGFTPREEQKNILAEIGEYLDSGYKKIILSAPTGIGKSLIAVALAQTLQTSFIVTNSKHLQDQYVHDVPFLIPVKGKSNYACLKTMKRQGMEGDQAGAIRIGMTCEKGECMETVVKDGKKTQQNCMYKPTIKEYEAKKFTGITCPYYEQKYSGLILPHSIWNYASYLQIMRYNQKNYGHYLNKQVVIFDEAHKLEDQIVDFVGVDLYEGALRECQIKPDEYKLDDVGDIVSILDSMCLHYAAELRRMDETGSEHDVEKRAHLEARYKSAANSKADIEESRGNFIVNRPERDDDGNFKRVSVKPVAISKYVESFIRSPYQFFMSATISKKTFCANIGINPEEVAIVDVKRSPFKAENRKVEFCNTRWLSYKSGLEDEIAVIQKIDRIMSDNARYKGLVLTSSKNRCYQILNNLSEENSKRIIICHSKNPGGKTQDELLEKHAESKDSVLLSSSLWEGVDLKDDLSRFQIIAKVPYPNSTENWVKKKMKLFPFWYRTIAMTKLLQGIGRSVRNSQDWAKTYMLDSNIEHILLHNKQLVPKAYCDMLNLL, encoded by the coding sequence TTGAGTTTACTTGAACATTTTCCAAAAGGATTTACGCCACGGGAAGAGCAAAAAAATATACTTGCCGAGATTGGAGAATATCTTGATTCAGGTTATAAAAAGATCATACTCTCTGCTCCAACTGGAATAGGAAAATCACTTATAGCCGTAGCGCTAGCACAAACATTACAGACATCATTTATTGTCACAAATTCCAAACATCTACAAGATCAATACGTTCACGATGTTCCGTTTCTGATACCAGTAAAAGGCAAGTCCAACTATGCATGTCTTAAAACGATGAAACGGCAGGGAATGGAAGGTGATCAAGCAGGTGCAATACGTATCGGCATGACGTGTGAAAAAGGTGAATGTATGGAAACTGTTGTAAAAGATGGTAAAAAAACACAACAAAATTGCATGTACAAACCTACCATAAAAGAATACGAAGCAAAAAAATTTACTGGTATTACATGTCCATATTACGAGCAGAAATATTCTGGATTGATATTACCTCATTCCATATGGAATTATGCATCATATCTGCAGATAATGCGATATAATCAAAAAAACTATGGTCACTATCTAAACAAACAAGTGGTCATCTTTGATGAAGCACACAAGCTCGAAGATCAAATCGTGGATTTTGTAGGCGTTGATTTGTATGAAGGAGCATTACGCGAATGCCAAATAAAACCAGACGAGTATAAACTCGACGACGTTGGAGATATCGTATCTATACTAGATTCTATGTGTTTGCATTATGCAGCAGAATTGCGACGTATGGATGAGACAGGGTCAGAACACGATGTTGAAAAACGTGCACATCTAGAGGCAAGATACAAATCTGCTGCAAATTCAAAGGCAGATATTGAAGAATCGAGAGGAAATTTTATCGTAAACCGGCCAGAACGTGACGATGATGGAAATTTTAAACGAGTCTCCGTAAAACCTGTTGCGATATCAAAATATGTAGAGTCATTTATACGATCACCATATCAGTTTTTCATGTCAGCTACTATATCGAAAAAAACTTTTTGTGCGAATATTGGCATAAATCCCGAAGAGGTGGCAATAGTAGATGTAAAACGATCTCCATTCAAGGCCGAGAACCGCAAAGTAGAATTTTGTAATACACGTTGGCTGAGCTACAAAAGTGGATTAGAAGATGAGATTGCTGTAATTCAAAAGATAGATAGGATAATGAGTGATAATGCTAGATATAAAGGACTTGTGCTCACCTCTTCAAAAAATCGATGCTATCAGATACTAAACAACCTGTCTGAGGAAAATTCCAAACGAATAATCATATGTCATTCTAAAAACCCTGGAGGAAAAACACAAGACGAGTTACTTGAAAAACATGCCGAGTCAAAAGATTCGGTTTTGCTCTCCTCTTCTCTATGGGAAGGTGTAGATCTCAAAGATGATCTCTCGAGATTTCAGATAATAGCAAAGGTTCCATATCCAAACTCTACTGAAAATTGGGTTAAAAAAAAGATGAAACTGTTTCCCTTTTGGTATAGAACCATAGCTATGACGAAGTTATTACAAGGAATAGGAAGATCGGTACGTAATTCGCAAGACTGGGCAAAAACATACATGCTCGATTCCAACATTGAGCATATTCTATTGCACAACAAGCAGCTTGTCCCAAAGGCGTATTGCGACATGTTAAATTTGCTATAG
- a CDS encoding Transposase, whose product MPQKLFAFIEHKDIPPTNNAAERALRDVVACRKISGQIRGLESMKRMSNFLTCVLTWKAHGKNVFEEVLRIV is encoded by the coding sequence ATGCCACAGAAACTCTTTGCATTTATTGAGCATAAAGACATTCCACCTACAAACAATGCTGCCGAGCGTGCATTACGGGATGTTGTGGCTTGCCGTAAGATAAGCGGTCAGATCAGAGGATTGGAATCTATGAAAAGAATGTCCAACTTTCTAACGTGCGTTTTGACATGGAAGGCACACGGTAAGAACGTCTTTGAAGAGGTGTTACGTATTGTTTAA
- a CDS encoding luciferase family protein, with protein MSKLKFGIQNGLNIARAGYSEEQIFTSCILADRVGYDSIWYMDHTNVPQWPKATVLDPWIMLPAIAAQTRHVELGTCVTDAIRRHPSNIALATITLDRISGGRAILGLGAGEAQNLKEFCIPFEKPVSKWEEQIQVIQKCFESSPENTVDYEGKYYKLEKACLQAKSITKPHPPIYMAAGGKRTLTMCGKYGNGWLPIGYTPELFKDHKSIIEKSRKENNRDDSDYGYALDVDVYFSDDAEASWAKMKEAIKVSLFKPEILRVHGLKEMEGFDFRKYFTEYSMSNQDWIIKMRKAATKIPDSIARSSVAVGTPDDIIPVFERFIKAGVNHFVIRFWGKNIFGSIDSFASKIMPYLKEKADQSDTAFK; from the coding sequence ATGAGTAAATTAAAATTCGGTATACAAAATGGACTAAACATAGCACGAGCTGGATACTCTGAAGAACAAATATTCACATCATGTATACTAGCTGACAGAGTCGGTTATGATTCCATATGGTACATGGATCACACCAACGTTCCACAATGGCCAAAAGCAACTGTACTTGATCCATGGATAATGCTTCCAGCAATAGCTGCGCAAACGCGACATGTAGAGCTTGGGACGTGTGTAACTGATGCAATACGACGTCATCCATCAAATATTGCATTGGCAACGATAACACTTGATAGAATTTCAGGAGGGAGGGCAATTCTTGGTCTAGGTGCAGGTGAAGCACAAAATCTTAAAGAATTTTGCATTCCATTTGAAAAACCAGTCAGTAAATGGGAAGAACAGATACAGGTGATCCAAAAATGTTTTGAATCATCACCAGAAAATACAGTAGATTATGAAGGAAAGTATTACAAATTAGAAAAAGCTTGTTTGCAAGCAAAATCTATCACAAAACCTCATCCACCCATATACATGGCAGCTGGAGGAAAGCGCACACTTACAATGTGTGGTAAATACGGCAACGGATGGTTACCTATAGGATACACACCAGAGCTCTTTAAAGATCACAAATCGATCATAGAAAAATCACGCAAAGAAAACAATCGAGATGATTCAGATTATGGGTACGCCTTGGATGTTGATGTGTATTTCTCAGATGATGCTGAAGCATCTTGGGCAAAGATGAAAGAAGCCATAAAGGTAAGTCTATTCAAACCCGAAATATTACGAGTTCACGGATTAAAAGAAATGGAAGGATTTGACTTTAGAAAGTATTTTACAGAATACTCTATGTCAAATCAAGATTGGATTATAAAGATGCGAAAAGCGGCAACAAAAATACCCGATTCGATAGCAAGATCTTCGGTGGCTGTTGGAACACCAGATGACATCATACCCGTCTTTGAACGATTTATCAAAGCAGGAGTAAATCATTTTGTAATACGATTTTGGGGTAAAAATATCTTTGGAAGTATTGACTCGTTTGCAAGTAAGATCATGCCATATCTAAAGGAAAAAGCAGATCAAAGCGATACTGCTTTTAAATAA
- a CDS encoding Lamin tail domain-containing protein, with product MTCSAGYANAQGFDLADNIVINEVEIGDQSKNDWIELYNPTRDSINIGGWTISSFVLGEVTFTIPENTVLDPGMFLVYEYDENWFSHKSSLVQIRDTYGDIIDHTTLIDDIYDDSQTWSRIIDGYKDPRYNEWQFGPSTMGELNSLDSPYTSSIEISTDSEMYYFGDSVRIFGTVSEILTESTQQSIPSPFILEIIGPEKTRTITLYPDRNLNISHMLTLQPRVDYGAGVYTIDASYGQLNDSTKFTLVGDHVKVETVTESKFIQISSDAPMYNPGQTVTLSGSTNAYMQYESMSYSVMDPNGELYRSGTLFPKTDGTFTTEFRLVPLITIAGEYSTTFEYVDHVANITFDVISAEISENPIDIFFDKNVYELGDTVRINGSINDVVDTTIEILIQQISSTPESITGLLDKKSDSIRTVNSKEFSYEYVIHQDPDRFGEYKVTFTNKNYDEERIFVVDSNPDMYEQDALPLTIMSDRQTYNVGDPITFSGQVNVEKGQIMQGQVKITMTDLGVENLTTAAAKAGKDKVTTTVEYVLTKVPDKIGNYTVKGNLFRSLFTFGTYEATANYADGLYTKSITFQVIDPIQQGAPFVLHIEKDNFGANESVLVTADAPGLTHGNPVTISLHKPNGDVENFTINSDESSFDWSWRIPAILDKDDQGSYRAVFSNKLGSDEVEFMVIGKMEQQDPITMTVTIGGDLVSNGNAEINGIIPKEKIGSKPISIRVYSTSDLEQILYMANVKIDEQNRFTSNIPLIAEYWGTGSYEVIISNGDEFVTAVFTLKEAMVEQIRHTEKFANIRETYLTMPITTIDLDGHTAHPRIIQGTLIAGSYGTGQSANMSLISPSGTCVIGLENSCLIQDMTIITTDGPYKTIEIDGTSYKVRYSGTDANIERFTILPAAQGQVFNDSEWIIDVKDDNLPTKIHYKITYVG from the coding sequence ATGACGTGTTCTGCAGGATATGCAAACGCACAAGGATTTGATTTGGCAGACAATATTGTAATAAATGAAGTAGAGATAGGAGATCAGTCCAAAAACGACTGGATAGAGCTGTACAATCCAACTAGAGATAGCATCAACATCGGAGGTTGGACGATCTCATCATTCGTACTAGGTGAAGTGACTTTTACGATACCTGAAAACACGGTGTTAGATCCAGGTATGTTTCTAGTGTACGAGTATGATGAGAATTGGTTTTCACATAAATCTTCTCTAGTTCAGATCCGCGACACGTATGGAGATATTATAGATCATACCACGTTAATTGATGATATATACGATGACTCACAAACTTGGTCTAGAATAATTGACGGATACAAGGATCCGCGTTATAATGAGTGGCAGTTTGGGCCTTCTACTATGGGTGAGCTAAATTCTTTAGATTCACCATATACGTCTAGTATTGAGATTAGTACAGATTCAGAAATGTATTATTTTGGAGACTCTGTACGAATATTTGGTACAGTGTCAGAAATTTTGACAGAGTCCACACAACAGTCGATTCCATCTCCATTTATTCTAGAAATAATAGGTCCTGAAAAAACACGGACGATCACATTATATCCAGATAGAAATTTAAACATCAGCCATATGCTAACACTACAACCTAGAGTAGACTATGGAGCTGGTGTTTACACGATAGATGCATCATATGGGCAGTTGAATGATTCTACAAAATTTACACTTGTTGGTGATCATGTTAAAGTAGAAACAGTTACTGAATCAAAGTTTATCCAAATATCTTCTGATGCACCCATGTACAACCCTGGACAGACAGTGACGCTCTCTGGTAGCACAAATGCATACATGCAGTATGAATCAATGTCATATTCGGTCATGGATCCAAATGGAGAATTATATAGATCAGGAACGCTATTTCCAAAAACCGATGGTACATTTACAACAGAGTTTCGACTTGTGCCGTTGATTACTATTGCTGGAGAATATAGTACTACTTTTGAATATGTAGACCATGTTGCAAATATAACATTTGATGTTATCAGTGCAGAGATCTCAGAAAATCCAATTGATATATTCTTTGATAAAAATGTGTATGAATTAGGAGATACAGTTAGAATAAATGGATCAATAAACGACGTGGTTGATACAACTATAGAAATTCTTATACAACAGATCAGTTCTACACCAGAATCCATTACTGGACTCCTTGACAAAAAATCAGATTCAATACGAACCGTAAATTCAAAAGAATTTTCATACGAGTATGTAATACATCAAGACCCAGATAGGTTTGGAGAATACAAGGTCACATTTACAAATAAAAACTATGATGAAGAGAGAATATTTGTCGTAGACTCAAATCCAGACATGTATGAACAAGATGCATTACCACTAACAATCATGTCAGATCGTCAAACATACAACGTTGGAGATCCCATAACATTTTCTGGACAGGTAAATGTGGAAAAAGGTCAAATTATGCAAGGGCAAGTGAAAATAACTATGACAGATCTTGGTGTGGAAAATCTCACAACAGCAGCAGCAAAAGCAGGAAAGGACAAGGTTACCACCACCGTCGAGTATGTATTAACTAAAGTACCAGATAAAATAGGTAATTATACTGTCAAAGGTAATTTATTCCGCTCGCTCTTTACTTTTGGTACATATGAAGCAACAGCAAATTATGCAGATGGGTTGTACACTAAAAGTATAACATTTCAAGTAATAGATCCAATACAACAAGGTGCACCATTTGTATTGCACATTGAAAAAGATAATTTTGGTGCAAACGAATCAGTTCTAGTGACCGCAGATGCGCCAGGACTGACTCATGGTAATCCAGTTACGATCTCACTACACAAACCTAATGGAGATGTTGAGAATTTTACAATCAATTCTGATGAATCATCATTTGACTGGTCATGGAGAATTCCTGCAATCTTGGACAAAGATGATCAAGGATCATACCGTGCAGTATTTTCAAACAAACTAGGCAGTGATGAAGTAGAGTTTATGGTGATCGGCAAGATGGAGCAACAGGATCCTATTACAATGACAGTTACAATTGGCGGAGACCTTGTATCTAATGGCAATGCAGAAATAAACGGCATTATACCAAAAGAAAAAATTGGCAGTAAACCGATCAGTATACGAGTATATTCAACATCTGATCTAGAACAGATATTATATATGGCAAATGTAAAGATCGACGAGCAAAATAGATTTACATCAAACATACCTCTAATAGCAGAATATTGGGGTACGGGTTCATACGAGGTGATCATATCCAACGGAGATGAATTTGTTACCGCCGTCTTTACATTAAAAGAGGCCATGGTAGAGCAGATACGCCATACAGAAAAGTTTGCAAACATACGTGAAACATATCTTACCATGCCAATAACTACAATAGATCTTGATGGACATACAGCACATCCACGTATCATACAAGGTACATTGATAGCAGGCTCGTATGGAACAGGTCAGAGTGCAAACATGTCCTTGATCAGTCCTAGTGGTACGTGTGTTATAGGTTTAGAAAACTCTTGTCTCATACAAGATATGACAATCATTACAACAGATGGTCCATACAAAACAATAGAGATCGACGGTACATCATACAAGGTACGATACAGCGGTACCGATGCCAATATTGAACGATTTACGATACTCCCAGCTGCACAAGGCCAAGTTTTTAACGATTCAGAGTGGATCATAGATGTAAAAGATGACAACCTACCAACTAAAATCCATTATAAAATTACGTATGTAGGTTAG